In the Natronospira bacteriovora genome, one interval contains:
- a CDS encoding hydantoinase/oxoprolinase family protein: MILGIDTGGTFTDFVLLDEGRLRAHKVLSTPEAPERAILQGLEEMGLAGRRLRIAHGSTVATNAVLEGRGAKTAYVGNAGLEDVLLLGRQNRARLYDLTPPVDRGPLTDLPRFGVSARMDHQGRELSPVDGEELAGLAQKLRESGVEVVAVNLLFSFRDPAHEQAVRAALPDDLFISLSSDVLPEHREYERGMATWLNAYVGPKVADYIGRLAEGVGESRLQIMQSSGGLMDAAVAHQRAVHLLLSGPAGGLRGALEAGRRAGCERLMSFDMGGTSTDVSMLDGDIRLSDAGYITAGEGRLPVPVPMVDLHTIGAGGGSIARLDEGGVLRVGPQSAGADPGPACYGRGGTAATVTDANLILGRIPEAGFGGGLTLDVDAARRAMQPLAEAMNRDIEAAAEGVLAVVEEAMAGALRLISVERGQDPREFVLVSFGGAGGLHVCALAEKLGMNEALVPIHAGVLSALGMTVTAPARELSRSILQPLETLSADELTTAFETLEGQAREALVQDGVAAADIRFEHHLDLRYQGQSHALNLPWQASTSDAAFHQAHRRAYGHALDMPVELVNLRLSARGPAPALPEALPAAAESGQGAREPAGGAPGLSISREALPTTESRPGPLRITDAVGTTWVAAGWQARRDALGNIRLSRLNGAH; encoded by the coding sequence ATGATCCTGGGCATCGACACCGGCGGCACCTTCACCGACTTCGTCCTCCTCGACGAGGGGCGCCTGCGGGCGCACAAGGTGCTGTCCACGCCCGAGGCCCCGGAGCGGGCCATTCTGCAGGGGCTGGAGGAAATGGGCCTGGCGGGGCGGCGGCTGCGCATTGCCCATGGTTCCACCGTGGCCACCAATGCGGTGCTGGAAGGGCGGGGCGCGAAGACCGCCTACGTGGGCAATGCCGGGCTCGAGGATGTGCTGCTGCTGGGGCGGCAGAACCGGGCCCGCCTGTATGACCTTACCCCGCCGGTGGATCGCGGCCCGCTCACCGATCTGCCCCGCTTCGGGGTCTCGGCCCGGATGGATCACCAGGGGCGGGAGCTCAGCCCGGTGGACGGGGAGGAACTGGCCGGGCTGGCTCAAAAGCTCCGGGAGTCCGGGGTCGAGGTGGTGGCGGTGAACCTGCTCTTTTCCTTCCGCGACCCGGCGCATGAACAGGCCGTGCGCGCGGCCCTGCCGGACGATCTCTTCATTTCCCTGTCCTCCGATGTGCTGCCCGAGCACCGGGAATACGAGCGCGGCATGGCCACCTGGCTCAATGCCTACGTGGGCCCGAAGGTGGCCGATTACATCGGCCGCCTGGCCGAGGGCGTGGGCGAGAGCCGCCTGCAGATCATGCAGAGCAGCGGCGGCCTGATGGATGCCGCCGTGGCCCACCAGCGCGCCGTGCACCTGCTGCTGTCCGGCCCGGCCGGGGGCCTGCGCGGGGCGCTGGAAGCCGGGCGCCGGGCCGGCTGTGAGCGCCTGATGAGTTTCGACATGGGCGGCACCTCCACCGACGTCAGCATGCTGGATGGCGACATCCGCCTGAGCGATGCCGGCTACATCACCGCCGGCGAGGGCCGCCTGCCGGTGCCCGTGCCCATGGTGGACCTGCACACCATCGGCGCCGGCGGCGGCTCCATTGCTCGCCTGGACGAGGGCGGGGTGCTGCGGGTGGGCCCGCAGTCCGCCGGGGCCGATCCCGGCCCGGCCTGTTACGGGCGGGGCGGTACGGCCGCCACCGTCACCGACGCCAACCTCATCCTCGGGCGCATTCCCGAGGCCGGCTTCGGCGGCGGCCTGACCCTGGATGTGGACGCGGCCCGGCGCGCCATGCAGCCCCTGGCCGAGGCCATGAACCGCGACATCGAGGCCGCCGCCGAGGGCGTGCTGGCGGTGGTGGAGGAGGCCATGGCCGGGGCCCTGCGCCTGATCAGTGTCGAGCGCGGCCAGGACCCTCGTGAGTTCGTGCTGGTCTCATTCGGCGGTGCCGGCGGCCTGCATGTCTGCGCCCTGGCCGAAAAACTGGGCATGAACGAGGCCCTGGTGCCCATTCACGCCGGGGTACTTTCTGCCCTGGGCATGACCGTCACCGCCCCCGCCCGCGAACTCTCCCGTTCCATCCTGCAGCCCCTGGAAACCCTCTCGGCCGATGAGCTGACCACGGCTTTTGAAACCCTGGAAGGGCAGGCCCGGGAGGCCCTGGTGCAGGACGGCGTGGCCGCGGCCGACATTCGCTTCGAACATCATCTGGACCTGCGCTACCAGGGCCAGTCCCACGCCCTCAATCTGCCCTGGCAGGCATCCACCTCGGACGCGGCCTTTCACCAGGCCCACCGCCGCGCCTACGGCCATGCCCTGGACATGCCGGTGGAACTGGTCAATCTGCGCCTGTCCGCCCGCGGCCCGGCGCCCGCTTTGCCCGAGGCCCTCCCGGCGGCGGCTGAATCGGGGCAGGGCGCACGGGAACCCGCCGGGGGGGCGCCGGGTCTGAGTATCAGCAGGGAAGCATTGCCCACAACGGAGAGCCGACCGGGCCCGCTTCGCATAACCGATGCCGTCGGCACCACCTGGGTGGCGGCGGGCTGGCAGGCCCGGCGGGATGCCCTGGGCAATATCCGTCTTTCACGGTTGAATGGTGCTCATTGA
- a CDS encoding ATP-binding cassette domain-containing protein gives MQSASETLVECHDLGRDYGQHTAVDKVSFSLSRGEVLAFLGPNGAGKSSTMNMLTGCLAPSRGSVRIAGIDLLESPKSAKAHVGYLPEHPPLYPELTVNEYLAFTARLRGLRREKVRQAVARARARCGLEAQGKRLIGHLSRGYQQRVGIAQAIIHEPALVILDEPTVGLDPIQVREIRALIRELGQDHGVILSTHILPEVTATCSRVQIMFRGRLVYEDHMAAINRGHSRQLRLTLSYPIDPSALWELPGVESVEKLDEQDFRIQHAGREELAPMAAELAVKQGWGLKRLEPEQASLEQIFVALTGQDNAPAEGAAA, from the coding sequence ATGCAGAGCGCGTCGGAAACCCTGGTGGAATGTCACGATCTGGGTCGGGATTACGGGCAGCATACGGCCGTGGACAAGGTGAGTTTTTCCCTGTCCCGGGGTGAGGTGCTGGCCTTTCTCGGGCCCAATGGGGCGGGCAAGTCGAGCACCATGAACATGCTGACCGGTTGCCTGGCGCCGAGCCGGGGGTCGGTGCGGATTGCGGGGATTGATCTGCTGGAGTCGCCGAAGTCGGCCAAGGCCCATGTGGGTTATCTGCCGGAACATCCGCCCCTGTATCCCGAGCTGACGGTGAACGAGTACCTGGCCTTCACCGCGCGCCTGCGCGGGCTTCGGCGGGAGAAGGTGCGCCAGGCGGTGGCGCGGGCACGGGCGCGCTGCGGCCTGGAGGCGCAGGGCAAGCGACTGATCGGACATCTGTCACGGGGTTACCAGCAGCGGGTGGGCATTGCCCAGGCCATCATCCATGAGCCGGCGCTGGTGATTCTGGATGAACCCACCGTGGGGCTCGATCCCATCCAGGTGCGCGAGATCCGGGCGCTGATTCGCGAGCTGGGCCAGGATCACGGCGTGATCCTCTCCACTCACATCCTGCCGGAAGTCACCGCCACCTGTTCGCGGGTGCAGATCATGTTCCGCGGCCGCCTGGTCTATGAAGATCACATGGCGGCAATCAACCGCGGCCACAGCCGCCAGCTGCGCCTGACCCTCAGCTACCCCATCGACCCCAGTGCCCTGTGGGAGCTGCCCGGGGTGGAGAGCGTGGAGAAACTGGACGAGCAGGATTTCCGCATTCAGCACGCCGGGCGCGAAGAGCTCGCGCCCATGGCCGCCGAGCTGGCGGTGAAACAGGGCTGGGGCCTGAAGCGCCTGGAGCCCGAGCAGGCCAGCCTGGAGCAGATATTCGTTGCCCTCACCGGTCAGGACAACGCCCCGGCGGAAGGAGCGGCGGCATGA
- a CDS encoding ABC transporter permease, which translates to MTLTIAGRELRSLFLSPLAWAILAVTTFIHAWIFLVQLDMWTDQLQPAFAGQPEAPGVTDMVATPLFGSAALILLLVVPLLTMRLISEERRSGSLRLLQSSPVGTAQIVLGKFLAVMTLLGAMVLVVGLMPLSLSVGTTLDLGKWAAGLMGLLLLTGAFAAAGLYLSSLTRQPVVAAITTFGLLLLLWMIDWTADAADGPGIMQWLSVISHFQNLSRGQVFTGDIAYYLLFMATFLGLGIHRLDSERLKP; encoded by the coding sequence ATGACCCTTACCATTGCCGGGCGTGAACTGCGCAGTCTTTTCCTGTCGCCGCTGGCCTGGGCCATTCTGGCGGTAACCACCTTCATCCATGCCTGGATATTCCTGGTGCAGCTGGACATGTGGACCGACCAGCTGCAGCCGGCCTTTGCCGGGCAGCCGGAAGCCCCCGGTGTTACCGACATGGTGGCCACGCCCCTGTTCGGCAGTGCCGCGCTGATCCTGCTGCTGGTGGTGCCGCTGCTGACCATGCGCCTGATCAGCGAAGAGCGTCGCAGCGGCAGCCTGCGCCTGCTGCAGTCCTCGCCTGTGGGCACGGCCCAGATCGTGCTGGGGAAATTCCTGGCCGTGATGACCCTGCTGGGAGCGATGGTGCTGGTGGTGGGCCTGATGCCGCTGAGTCTTTCCGTGGGCACCACCCTGGACCTGGGCAAGTGGGCGGCGGGGTTGATGGGCCTGCTGCTGCTCACCGGGGCCTTCGCCGCCGCCGGCCTTTATCTGTCTTCCCTGACGCGCCAGCCGGTGGTGGCCGCCATCACCACCTTCGGGCTCCTGCTGCTGCTGTGGATGATCGACTGGACGGCGGACGCCGCCGACGGGCCGGGCATCATGCAGTGGCTGTCGGTCATCAGCCATTTCCAGAACCTGAGCCGGGGCCAGGTGTTCACCGGCGACATTGCCTATTACCTGCTGTTCATGGCCACCTTTCTCGGCCTGGGCATTCACCGTCTCGACAGTGAAAGACTGAAACCATGA
- a CDS encoding GldG family protein has product MKMDRRTQWQNRLQRWLTVMLLLAIVGALAVASQRFATTFDWTHGARGSLSEASRHLLQEIDEPLEFIVFLGDQEELRSRVRTAVDRYQAIKPAIQLTFINPDLEPQRSREFGVTQMGEIFVRVGEQRQRVERFTEAGITNALARAARAEDRFVVFTRGHGEPDPLGQANHDLGQLGEQLRERGLRLQRSNIAERGIPDNTAAVVIAGNRTGWLPGEIDRLKAYLEDGGNLIWLIDPHGQPPGGLADHLGLGLPEATVKDPTGQMLGIDDPGLVLIFQYEENPVTGPLDAVTLFPHVTMVDAAGMDDWTRQPILRTSGEAWLEDHDRERLAGGPFHLGLLMTRTLEVGEGIEQEQRIAVIGSTAFLSNAFIGNGVNLELGTRLFNWASADPLSLAVPVRSAPDRELDLGRTGYTVIGSFFLLILPGLFLATGVFFWWWRRR; this is encoded by the coding sequence ATGAAGATGGATCGCCGTACCCAATGGCAGAACCGCCTGCAACGCTGGCTGACGGTGATGCTGCTGCTGGCCATCGTGGGCGCCCTGGCGGTGGCCAGCCAGCGTTTCGCCACCACCTTCGACTGGACCCACGGGGCACGCGGCAGCCTGTCGGAGGCCAGCCGGCATCTCTTGCAGGAGATCGATGAACCGTTGGAATTCATCGTCTTTCTGGGCGATCAGGAAGAACTGCGCAGCCGGGTGCGGACGGCGGTGGACCGCTACCAGGCCATCAAGCCGGCCATCCAGCTGACCTTCATCAACCCGGATCTGGAGCCCCAGCGCAGCCGCGAATTCGGGGTGACCCAGATGGGCGAGATTTTCGTGCGCGTCGGCGAGCAGCGCCAGCGGGTGGAGCGCTTTACCGAGGCCGGCATCACCAATGCCCTGGCCCGGGCGGCCCGCGCCGAGGACCGCTTCGTGGTCTTCACCCGCGGCCATGGCGAGCCCGACCCCCTGGGCCAGGCCAATCATGACCTGGGCCAGCTGGGCGAGCAGTTGCGTGAACGGGGCCTGCGCCTGCAACGCAGCAACATCGCCGAGCGGGGCATCCCCGACAACACCGCCGCCGTGGTGATCGCCGGCAATCGCACGGGCTGGCTGCCCGGGGAAATCGACCGCCTGAAGGCGTATCTCGAGGACGGCGGCAATCTGATCTGGCTGATCGACCCCCACGGCCAGCCACCGGGCGGGCTTGCCGATCATCTCGGCCTCGGCCTGCCGGAAGCCACGGTGAAAGATCCCACCGGACAGATGCTGGGTATCGACGACCCGGGCCTGGTGCTGATCTTCCAGTACGAGGAAAACCCGGTCACCGGCCCGCTGGATGCCGTCACCCTCTTCCCCCATGTGACGATGGTGGACGCCGCCGGCATGGACGACTGGACACGCCAGCCCATCCTGCGCACCTCGGGTGAGGCCTGGCTGGAAGACCATGACCGCGAACGCCTGGCCGGCGGCCCCTTCCACCTTGGCCTGCTCATGACCCGCACGCTGGAAGTGGGAGAAGGCATTGAGCAGGAACAGCGCATTGCCGTCATCGGCAGCACCGCCTTTCTGAGCAATGCCTTCATCGGCAACGGCGTGAACCTGGAACTGGGCACCCGCCTGTTCAACTGGGCCTCCGCCGACCCCCTGAGCCTGGCCGTGCCCGTGCGCAGTGCCCCGGACCGGGAACTGGACCTCGGCCGCACCGGCTACACGGTCATCGGCAGCTTCTTCCTGCTCATCCTCCCGGGCCTCTTCCTCGCCACCGGGGTGTTCTTCTGGTGGTGGCGCCGGCGGTAG
- a CDS encoding DUF4340 domain-containing protein, producing the protein MNIFLLGGLAVIGLLFWLAMDEEAGDEPLLDIPVGEIREVSARDDGGLLWRLVPTETGWRLTGEMAAPAHPERVRQMLVLLRAPVHGRYSVDDLDPARVGLDQPVLRIEVNGQALTVGDSEPVQRRRYVQRGDEILLVDELVYLQLARSGIVLVDNRLLPGGGPVEAIEFPGQTLARGEAGRWTLTPGGEAVAQLDEDDLARLARNWETAQSREAMGWMGETVDVPLIRVHQRDGRTRVFHVVEDSAAAVTLASPETGLRYRFPAGQRPALLLPDDDA; encoded by the coding sequence ATGAACATTTTTCTGCTCGGTGGGCTGGCGGTGATCGGGCTGCTGTTCTGGCTGGCCATGGATGAAGAGGCCGGGGATGAGCCCTTGCTGGATATTCCCGTCGGGGAGATCCGGGAGGTGAGTGCGCGCGATGACGGTGGCCTGCTGTGGCGCCTGGTGCCCACGGAAACCGGCTGGCGCCTGACGGGCGAGATGGCTGCGCCGGCCCATCCGGAACGGGTGCGGCAGATGCTGGTGTTGCTGCGGGCGCCAGTGCACGGGCGTTATTCCGTCGATGATCTGGATCCGGCCCGAGTGGGCCTGGATCAACCCGTGCTGCGCATTGAAGTGAATGGGCAGGCGCTGACCGTGGGCGACAGTGAGCCGGTGCAGCGGCGGCGCTATGTGCAGCGTGGGGATGAGATCCTGCTGGTGGATGAGCTGGTGTATCTCCAGTTGGCCCGGTCGGGCATCGTGCTGGTGGACAATCGCCTGCTACCCGGTGGCGGGCCGGTGGAGGCCATCGAGTTCCCCGGCCAGACCCTGGCCCGGGGCGAGGCCGGGCGCTGGACCCTGACACCGGGTGGCGAGGCTGTGGCCCAGCTGGACGAGGATGACCTGGCCCGCCTGGCCCGCAACTGGGAGACGGCCCAGAGCCGCGAGGCCATGGGCTGGATGGGCGAGACCGTGGATGTGCCCCTGATTCGCGTGCATCAGCGCGACGGCCGGACCCGGGTCTTTCACGTGGTGGAGGACAGTGCCGCCGCCGTGACCCTGGCCAGCCCGGAGACCGGCCTGCGCTACCGCTTCCCGGCCGGGCAACGCCCCGCCCTGCTGCTGCCGGACGACGATGCCTGA